A stretch of Primulina tabacum isolate GXHZ01 chromosome 13, ASM2559414v2, whole genome shotgun sequence DNA encodes these proteins:
- the LOC142523313 gene encoding uncharacterized protein LOC142523313 isoform X4 → MIISCEMSTFTVDESRVSRRWNDQIIRPGTQASSLSQMWREIEGEDVGSHSLKFRPRKSNGSDSDCLSTTTSMGQGRDSGDDISEDADENQNRAMPGSKMDHEDHISVISEQSSDLGDTAREKIRLIFRSWMNSSAKSHSPNILRIGKNSGPQYLGESECRRVRIIREWVQTNVEPSSCGSPRDGSSEVGSQIEHVREGLVINPEIGSTQRSIRRLCGRQTLIDLLLRARSERERELLRMLEQKSVSGFAHRNRIQALLRGRFLQNKRLIPNEKPSCSVTTELGLLRQSTVSDLREGFLSKLDNSSHPSANSVATDHTLADKSNSQSKSICEEGEVTDIFPASHQESALGSNQSHWDSEVQASEVDPRVLTSRRSIREASISRADSQQDRRAIGSDIECIHIGYGKSNRITCSEGPSLEKEDINQSECPEVFHEDELRSGRSEIYESINYTANLGQNGSEEIDYQDASSLQEVVQEYGVISFLEDSADPWFQQTPHNGVVEQEQMQESRENQVGHDLQADGISFDMPSNEIRASIEGIDGFYFHEDDYVHRKELRELFSRRRVSGLLGSGFRESLNRVLQSHAQRLSHASNDWELGNPSSSSVLIEQEPAQQIGDQNSNNDLHIGNWTHGSNQSLGTDNWEVENELRNEMANSDVVNELRNDIAMLQQRMNNMQSMLEACMDMQIEIQCFIRQDVSTISNRSFVSTVLPSNADSTEYDFFKEESSWNLIKKGICCLCRVTKISSLLYGCGHICLCSRCAENLVQKMGKCPICQAPVVEAVRAYFIQ, encoded by the exons ATGATCATAAGCTGTGAGATGTCAACTTTCACTGTCGATG AGTCTCGAGTTTCAAGACGGTGGAATGATCAAATTATTAGGCCTGGCACGCAGGCATCTTCTCTCTCGCAGATGTGGCGGGAGATTGAGGGTGAGGATGTGGGGAGCCATTCTCTTAAGTTTAGACCACGGAAAAGCAATGGTTCTGATTCTGACTGCTTAAGTACCACAACATCGATGGGACAAGGGCGTGATAGTGGGGATGATATATCCGAAGATGCCGATGAGAATCAGAACCGAGCCATGCCTGGTTCGAAGATGGATCACGAGGATCATATTAGTGTCATATCAGAACAATCTAGTGACTTGGGAGACACTGCACGAGAAAAAATTAGACTAATTTTCCGTTCGTGGATGAATAGCAGTGCTAAGAGCCATTCACCTAACATACTACGTATAGGGAAGAACTCAGGGCCACAATATCTTGGGGAGAGTGAGTGTCGAAGGGTGAGAATCATAAGAGAATGGGTGCAGACGAATGTCGAGCCGAGTAGCTGTGGCTCCCCTAGAGATGGATCATCTGAAGTTGGTTCTCAAATCGAGCATGTGCGAGAAGGGTTGGTGATTAATCCTGAGATTGGCAGCACACAGAGGTCTATTAGAAGATTATGTGGTAGACAAACTCTTATTGATCTGCTTCTTAGAGCTCGGAGCGAAAGGGAAAGGGAACTTTTAAGAATGTTGGAGCAGAAATCAGTGTCAGGTTTTGCTCATCGTAATCGTATTCAG GCATTGCTTAGAGGTAGGTTCCTACAGAACAAAAGATTAATCCCAAATGAGAAACCATCTTGCTCGGTCACAACAGAACTGGGATTGCTTAGGCAAAGTACAGTTTCTGATTTGAG GGAAGGATTTCTCTCCAAATTGGACAATTCTTCTCACCCCTCAGCAAACAGTGTTGCAACAGATCACACTTTAGCTGATAAAAGTAATTCTCAATCCAAGTCGATATGTGAGGAAGGGGAGGTCACTGACATTTTTCCAGCATCACACCAGGAAAGTGCATTAGGTAGTAACCAGAGTCATTGGGATTCTGAGGTACAAGCATCTGAAGTAGATCCGCGTGTTTTGACCAGTAGGAGAAGCATTCGAGAAGCTAGCATTTCCAGAGCTGATAGCCAACAGGATCGGCGAGCAATAGGGTCTGACATTGAGTGTATTCATATTGGGTATGGTAAATCAAATCGTATCACTTGCAGTGAAGGACCGTCATTAGAAAAAGAGGATATCAACCAAAGTGAGTGTCCTGAAGTTTTTCATGAAGATGAACTTAGAAGTGGGAGGAGTGAAATATATGAATCCATTAATTATACTGCTAACTTGGGACAAAATGGAAGTGAAGAAATTGATTATCAAGATGCTTCATCACTTCAGGAAGTGGTCCAAGAATATGGCGTCATAAGTTTTCTGGAAGATTCTGCTGATCCGTGGTTTCAACAAACACCACATAATGGTGTTGTGGAGCAAGAACAAATGCAAGAATCACGTGAAAATCAGGTAGGTCATGATTTGCAAGCCGATGGCATCTCGTTCGATATGCCTTCCAATGAGATCAGAGCATCCATTGAAGGAATTGATGGGTTTTATTTTCATGAGGATGATTATGTCCACAGAAAGGAACTTAGGGAACTTTTTAGCAG GAGACGTGTCTCTGGTCTTCTTGGAAGTGGTTTTCGAGAGAGCTTAAATCGTGTCCTACAATCCCATGCCCAAAGGCTAAGTCATGCATCTAATGATTGGGAACTGGGCAATCCATCATCTTCTTCTGTCTTAATTGAGCAAGAACCAGCACAACAAATCGGGgatcaaaattcaaataatgattTGCACATTGGAAATTGGACACATGGCTCAAATCAGAGCTTGGGAACC GACAATTGGGAGGTCGAAAATGAGTTGAGAAACGAAATGGCCAATTCGGATGTTGTAAATGAATTGAGAAATGACATAGCTATGCTTCAGCAGAGGATGAACAACATGCAAAGCATGCTAGAAGCTTGCATGGACATGCAAATAGAGATTCAATGTTTCATACGCCAAGATGTTTCCACTATATCAAATAGGTCTTTCGTTTCCACAG TTTTACCATCGAATGCAGACTCAACGGAGTACGACTTTTTTAAAGAGGAATCTTCATGGAATCTCATAAAGAAAGGAATTTGCTGCCTATGCCGTGTTACCAAAATCAGCTCATTGTTGTACGG GTGTGGGCACATTTGCCTTTGTTCGAGATGCGCAGAGAATTTGGTCCAGAAAATGGGAAAGTGTCCAATATGTCAAGCTCCCGTAGTTGAGGCCGTTCGAGCTTATTTCATCCAATAA
- the LOC142523313 gene encoding uncharacterized protein LOC142523313 isoform X5, with protein MWREIEGEDVGSHSLKFRPRKSNGSDSDCLSTTTSMGQGRDSGDDISEDADENQNRAMPGSKMDHEDHISVISEQSSDLGDTAREKIRLIFRSWMNSSAKSHSPNILRIGKNSGPQYLGESECRRVRIIREWVQTNVEPSSCGSPRDGSSEVGSQIEHVREGLVINPEIGSTQRSIRRLCGRQTLIDLLLRARSERERELLRMLEQKSVSGFAHRNRIQALLRGRFLQNKRLIPNEKPSCSVTTELGLLRQSTVSDLREGFLSKLDNSSHPSANSVATDHTLADKSNSQSKSICEEGEVTDIFPASHQESALGSNQSHWDSEVQASEVDPRVLTSRRSIREASISRADSQQDRRAIGSDIECIHIGYGKSNRITCSEGPSLEKEDINQSECPEVFHEDELRSGRSEIYESINYTANLGQNGSEEIDYQDASSLQEVVQEYGVISFLEDSADPWFQQTPHNGVVEQEQMQESRENQVGHDLQADGISFDMPSNEIRASIEGIDGFYFHEDDYVHRKELRELFSRRRVSGLLGSGFRESLNRVLQSHAQRLSHASNDWELGNPSSSSVLIEQEPAQQIGDQNSNNDLHIGNWTHGSNQSLGTDNWEVENELRNEMANSDVVNELRNDIAMLQQRMNNMQSMLEACMDMQIEIQCFIRQDVSTISNRSFVSTVLPSNADSTEYDFFKEESSWNLIKKGICCLCRVTKISSLLYGCGHICLCSRCAENLVQKMGKCPICQAPVVEAVRAYFIQ; from the exons ATGTGGCGGGAGATTGAGGGTGAGGATGTGGGGAGCCATTCTCTTAAGTTTAGACCACGGAAAAGCAATGGTTCTGATTCTGACTGCTTAAGTACCACAACATCGATGGGACAAGGGCGTGATAGTGGGGATGATATATCCGAAGATGCCGATGAGAATCAGAACCGAGCCATGCCTGGTTCGAAGATGGATCACGAGGATCATATTAGTGTCATATCAGAACAATCTAGTGACTTGGGAGACACTGCACGAGAAAAAATTAGACTAATTTTCCGTTCGTGGATGAATAGCAGTGCTAAGAGCCATTCACCTAACATACTACGTATAGGGAAGAACTCAGGGCCACAATATCTTGGGGAGAGTGAGTGTCGAAGGGTGAGAATCATAAGAGAATGGGTGCAGACGAATGTCGAGCCGAGTAGCTGTGGCTCCCCTAGAGATGGATCATCTGAAGTTGGTTCTCAAATCGAGCATGTGCGAGAAGGGTTGGTGATTAATCCTGAGATTGGCAGCACACAGAGGTCTATTAGAAGATTATGTGGTAGACAAACTCTTATTGATCTGCTTCTTAGAGCTCGGAGCGAAAGGGAAAGGGAACTTTTAAGAATGTTGGAGCAGAAATCAGTGTCAGGTTTTGCTCATCGTAATCGTATTCAG GCATTGCTTAGAGGTAGGTTCCTACAGAACAAAAGATTAATCCCAAATGAGAAACCATCTTGCTCGGTCACAACAGAACTGGGATTGCTTAGGCAAAGTACAGTTTCTGATTTGAG GGAAGGATTTCTCTCCAAATTGGACAATTCTTCTCACCCCTCAGCAAACAGTGTTGCAACAGATCACACTTTAGCTGATAAAAGTAATTCTCAATCCAAGTCGATATGTGAGGAAGGGGAGGTCACTGACATTTTTCCAGCATCACACCAGGAAAGTGCATTAGGTAGTAACCAGAGTCATTGGGATTCTGAGGTACAAGCATCTGAAGTAGATCCGCGTGTTTTGACCAGTAGGAGAAGCATTCGAGAAGCTAGCATTTCCAGAGCTGATAGCCAACAGGATCGGCGAGCAATAGGGTCTGACATTGAGTGTATTCATATTGGGTATGGTAAATCAAATCGTATCACTTGCAGTGAAGGACCGTCATTAGAAAAAGAGGATATCAACCAAAGTGAGTGTCCTGAAGTTTTTCATGAAGATGAACTTAGAAGTGGGAGGAGTGAAATATATGAATCCATTAATTATACTGCTAACTTGGGACAAAATGGAAGTGAAGAAATTGATTATCAAGATGCTTCATCACTTCAGGAAGTGGTCCAAGAATATGGCGTCATAAGTTTTCTGGAAGATTCTGCTGATCCGTGGTTTCAACAAACACCACATAATGGTGTTGTGGAGCAAGAACAAATGCAAGAATCACGTGAAAATCAGGTAGGTCATGATTTGCAAGCCGATGGCATCTCGTTCGATATGCCTTCCAATGAGATCAGAGCATCCATTGAAGGAATTGATGGGTTTTATTTTCATGAGGATGATTATGTCCACAGAAAGGAACTTAGGGAACTTTTTAGCAG GAGACGTGTCTCTGGTCTTCTTGGAAGTGGTTTTCGAGAGAGCTTAAATCGTGTCCTACAATCCCATGCCCAAAGGCTAAGTCATGCATCTAATGATTGGGAACTGGGCAATCCATCATCTTCTTCTGTCTTAATTGAGCAAGAACCAGCACAACAAATCGGGgatcaaaattcaaataatgattTGCACATTGGAAATTGGACACATGGCTCAAATCAGAGCTTGGGAACC GACAATTGGGAGGTCGAAAATGAGTTGAGAAACGAAATGGCCAATTCGGATGTTGTAAATGAATTGAGAAATGACATAGCTATGCTTCAGCAGAGGATGAACAACATGCAAAGCATGCTAGAAGCTTGCATGGACATGCAAATAGAGATTCAATGTTTCATACGCCAAGATGTTTCCACTATATCAAATAGGTCTTTCGTTTCCACAG TTTTACCATCGAATGCAGACTCAACGGAGTACGACTTTTTTAAAGAGGAATCTTCATGGAATCTCATAAAGAAAGGAATTTGCTGCCTATGCCGTGTTACCAAAATCAGCTCATTGTTGTACGG GTGTGGGCACATTTGCCTTTGTTCGAGATGCGCAGAGAATTTGGTCCAGAAAATGGGAAAGTGTCCAATATGTCAAGCTCCCGTAGTTGAGGCCGTTCGAGCTTATTTCATCCAATAA
- the LOC142523313 gene encoding uncharacterized protein LOC142523313 isoform X2, whose protein sequence is MIISCEMSTFTVDEAESRVSRRWNDQIIRPGTQASSLSQMWREIEGEDVGSHSLKFRPRKSNGSDSDCLSTTTSMGQGRDSGDDISEDADENQNRAMPGSKMDHEDHISVISEQSSDLGDTAREKIRLIFRSWMNSSAKSHSPNILRIGKNSGPQYLGESECRRVRIIREWVQTNVEPSSCGSPRDGSSEVGSQIEHVREGLVINPEIGSTQRSIRRLCGRQTLIDLLLRARSERERELLRMLEQKSVSGFAHRNRIQALLRGRFLQNKRLIPNEKPSCSVTTELGLLRQSTVSDLREGFLSKLDNSSHPSANSVATDHTLADKSNSQSKSICEEGEVTDIFPASHQESALGSNQSHWDSEVQASEVDPRVLTSRRSIREASISRADSQQDRRAIGSDIECIHIGYGKSNRITCSEGPSLEKEDINQSECPEVFHEDELRSGRSEIYESINYTANLGQNGSEEIDYQDASSLQEVVQEYGVISFLEDSADPWFQQTPHNGVVEQEQMQESRENQVGHDLQADGISFDMPSNEIRASIEGIDGFYFHEDDYVHRKELRELFSRRRVSGLLGSGFRESLNRVLQSHAQRLSHASNDWELGNPSSSSVLIEQEPAQQIGDQNSNNDLHIGNWTHGSNQSLGTDNWEVENELRNEMANSDVVNELRNDIAMLQQRMNNMQSMLEACMDMQIEIQCFIRQDVSTISNRSFVSTVLPSNADSTEYDFFKEESSWNLIKKGICCLCRVTKISSLLYGCGHICLCSRCAENLVQKMGKCPICQAPVVEAVRAYFIQ, encoded by the exons ATGATCATAAGCTGTGAGATGTCAACTTTCACTGTCGATG AGGCAGAGTCTCGAGTTTCAAGACGGTGGAATGATCAAATTATTAGGCCTGGCACGCAGGCATCTTCTCTCTCGCAGATGTGGCGGGAGATTGAGGGTGAGGATGTGGGGAGCCATTCTCTTAAGTTTAGACCACGGAAAAGCAATGGTTCTGATTCTGACTGCTTAAGTACCACAACATCGATGGGACAAGGGCGTGATAGTGGGGATGATATATCCGAAGATGCCGATGAGAATCAGAACCGAGCCATGCCTGGTTCGAAGATGGATCACGAGGATCATATTAGTGTCATATCAGAACAATCTAGTGACTTGGGAGACACTGCACGAGAAAAAATTAGACTAATTTTCCGTTCGTGGATGAATAGCAGTGCTAAGAGCCATTCACCTAACATACTACGTATAGGGAAGAACTCAGGGCCACAATATCTTGGGGAGAGTGAGTGTCGAAGGGTGAGAATCATAAGAGAATGGGTGCAGACGAATGTCGAGCCGAGTAGCTGTGGCTCCCCTAGAGATGGATCATCTGAAGTTGGTTCTCAAATCGAGCATGTGCGAGAAGGGTTGGTGATTAATCCTGAGATTGGCAGCACACAGAGGTCTATTAGAAGATTATGTGGTAGACAAACTCTTATTGATCTGCTTCTTAGAGCTCGGAGCGAAAGGGAAAGGGAACTTTTAAGAATGTTGGAGCAGAAATCAGTGTCAGGTTTTGCTCATCGTAATCGTATTCAG GCATTGCTTAGAGGTAGGTTCCTACAGAACAAAAGATTAATCCCAAATGAGAAACCATCTTGCTCGGTCACAACAGAACTGGGATTGCTTAGGCAAAGTACAGTTTCTGATTTGAG GGAAGGATTTCTCTCCAAATTGGACAATTCTTCTCACCCCTCAGCAAACAGTGTTGCAACAGATCACACTTTAGCTGATAAAAGTAATTCTCAATCCAAGTCGATATGTGAGGAAGGGGAGGTCACTGACATTTTTCCAGCATCACACCAGGAAAGTGCATTAGGTAGTAACCAGAGTCATTGGGATTCTGAGGTACAAGCATCTGAAGTAGATCCGCGTGTTTTGACCAGTAGGAGAAGCATTCGAGAAGCTAGCATTTCCAGAGCTGATAGCCAACAGGATCGGCGAGCAATAGGGTCTGACATTGAGTGTATTCATATTGGGTATGGTAAATCAAATCGTATCACTTGCAGTGAAGGACCGTCATTAGAAAAAGAGGATATCAACCAAAGTGAGTGTCCTGAAGTTTTTCATGAAGATGAACTTAGAAGTGGGAGGAGTGAAATATATGAATCCATTAATTATACTGCTAACTTGGGACAAAATGGAAGTGAAGAAATTGATTATCAAGATGCTTCATCACTTCAGGAAGTGGTCCAAGAATATGGCGTCATAAGTTTTCTGGAAGATTCTGCTGATCCGTGGTTTCAACAAACACCACATAATGGTGTTGTGGAGCAAGAACAAATGCAAGAATCACGTGAAAATCAGGTAGGTCATGATTTGCAAGCCGATGGCATCTCGTTCGATATGCCTTCCAATGAGATCAGAGCATCCATTGAAGGAATTGATGGGTTTTATTTTCATGAGGATGATTATGTCCACAGAAAGGAACTTAGGGAACTTTTTAGCAG GAGACGTGTCTCTGGTCTTCTTGGAAGTGGTTTTCGAGAGAGCTTAAATCGTGTCCTACAATCCCATGCCCAAAGGCTAAGTCATGCATCTAATGATTGGGAACTGGGCAATCCATCATCTTCTTCTGTCTTAATTGAGCAAGAACCAGCACAACAAATCGGGgatcaaaattcaaataatgattTGCACATTGGAAATTGGACACATGGCTCAAATCAGAGCTTGGGAACC GACAATTGGGAGGTCGAAAATGAGTTGAGAAACGAAATGGCCAATTCGGATGTTGTAAATGAATTGAGAAATGACATAGCTATGCTTCAGCAGAGGATGAACAACATGCAAAGCATGCTAGAAGCTTGCATGGACATGCAAATAGAGATTCAATGTTTCATACGCCAAGATGTTTCCACTATATCAAATAGGTCTTTCGTTTCCACAG TTTTACCATCGAATGCAGACTCAACGGAGTACGACTTTTTTAAAGAGGAATCTTCATGGAATCTCATAAAGAAAGGAATTTGCTGCCTATGCCGTGTTACCAAAATCAGCTCATTGTTGTACGG GTGTGGGCACATTTGCCTTTGTTCGAGATGCGCAGAGAATTTGGTCCAGAAAATGGGAAAGTGTCCAATATGTCAAGCTCCCGTAGTTGAGGCCGTTCGAGCTTATTTCATCCAATAA
- the LOC142523313 gene encoding uncharacterized protein LOC142523313 isoform X1, with the protein MTVAGLHNVSTFVPFFEEAESRVSRRWNDQIIRPGTQASSLSQMWREIEGEDVGSHSLKFRPRKSNGSDSDCLSTTTSMGQGRDSGDDISEDADENQNRAMPGSKMDHEDHISVISEQSSDLGDTAREKIRLIFRSWMNSSAKSHSPNILRIGKNSGPQYLGESECRRVRIIREWVQTNVEPSSCGSPRDGSSEVGSQIEHVREGLVINPEIGSTQRSIRRLCGRQTLIDLLLRARSERERELLRMLEQKSVSGFAHRNRIQALLRGRFLQNKRLIPNEKPSCSVTTELGLLRQSTVSDLREGFLSKLDNSSHPSANSVATDHTLADKSNSQSKSICEEGEVTDIFPASHQESALGSNQSHWDSEVQASEVDPRVLTSRRSIREASISRADSQQDRRAIGSDIECIHIGYGKSNRITCSEGPSLEKEDINQSECPEVFHEDELRSGRSEIYESINYTANLGQNGSEEIDYQDASSLQEVVQEYGVISFLEDSADPWFQQTPHNGVVEQEQMQESRENQVGHDLQADGISFDMPSNEIRASIEGIDGFYFHEDDYVHRKELRELFSRRRVSGLLGSGFRESLNRVLQSHAQRLSHASNDWELGNPSSSSVLIEQEPAQQIGDQNSNNDLHIGNWTHGSNQSLGTDNWEVENELRNEMANSDVVNELRNDIAMLQQRMNNMQSMLEACMDMQIEIQCFIRQDVSTISNRSFVSTVLPSNADSTEYDFFKEESSWNLIKKGICCLCRVTKISSLLYGCGHICLCSRCAENLVQKMGKCPICQAPVVEAVRAYFIQ; encoded by the exons ATGACTGTTGCTGGATTGCACAATGTATCAACTTTTGTTCCTTTCTTCGAAGAGGCAGAGTCTCGAGTTTCAAGACGGTGGAATGATCAAATTATTAGGCCTGGCACGCAGGCATCTTCTCTCTCGCAGATGTGGCGGGAGATTGAGGGTGAGGATGTGGGGAGCCATTCTCTTAAGTTTAGACCACGGAAAAGCAATGGTTCTGATTCTGACTGCTTAAGTACCACAACATCGATGGGACAAGGGCGTGATAGTGGGGATGATATATCCGAAGATGCCGATGAGAATCAGAACCGAGCCATGCCTGGTTCGAAGATGGATCACGAGGATCATATTAGTGTCATATCAGAACAATCTAGTGACTTGGGAGACACTGCACGAGAAAAAATTAGACTAATTTTCCGTTCGTGGATGAATAGCAGTGCTAAGAGCCATTCACCTAACATACTACGTATAGGGAAGAACTCAGGGCCACAATATCTTGGGGAGAGTGAGTGTCGAAGGGTGAGAATCATAAGAGAATGGGTGCAGACGAATGTCGAGCCGAGTAGCTGTGGCTCCCCTAGAGATGGATCATCTGAAGTTGGTTCTCAAATCGAGCATGTGCGAGAAGGGTTGGTGATTAATCCTGAGATTGGCAGCACACAGAGGTCTATTAGAAGATTATGTGGTAGACAAACTCTTATTGATCTGCTTCTTAGAGCTCGGAGCGAAAGGGAAAGGGAACTTTTAAGAATGTTGGAGCAGAAATCAGTGTCAGGTTTTGCTCATCGTAATCGTATTCAG GCATTGCTTAGAGGTAGGTTCCTACAGAACAAAAGATTAATCCCAAATGAGAAACCATCTTGCTCGGTCACAACAGAACTGGGATTGCTTAGGCAAAGTACAGTTTCTGATTTGAG GGAAGGATTTCTCTCCAAATTGGACAATTCTTCTCACCCCTCAGCAAACAGTGTTGCAACAGATCACACTTTAGCTGATAAAAGTAATTCTCAATCCAAGTCGATATGTGAGGAAGGGGAGGTCACTGACATTTTTCCAGCATCACACCAGGAAAGTGCATTAGGTAGTAACCAGAGTCATTGGGATTCTGAGGTACAAGCATCTGAAGTAGATCCGCGTGTTTTGACCAGTAGGAGAAGCATTCGAGAAGCTAGCATTTCCAGAGCTGATAGCCAACAGGATCGGCGAGCAATAGGGTCTGACATTGAGTGTATTCATATTGGGTATGGTAAATCAAATCGTATCACTTGCAGTGAAGGACCGTCATTAGAAAAAGAGGATATCAACCAAAGTGAGTGTCCTGAAGTTTTTCATGAAGATGAACTTAGAAGTGGGAGGAGTGAAATATATGAATCCATTAATTATACTGCTAACTTGGGACAAAATGGAAGTGAAGAAATTGATTATCAAGATGCTTCATCACTTCAGGAAGTGGTCCAAGAATATGGCGTCATAAGTTTTCTGGAAGATTCTGCTGATCCGTGGTTTCAACAAACACCACATAATGGTGTTGTGGAGCAAGAACAAATGCAAGAATCACGTGAAAATCAGGTAGGTCATGATTTGCAAGCCGATGGCATCTCGTTCGATATGCCTTCCAATGAGATCAGAGCATCCATTGAAGGAATTGATGGGTTTTATTTTCATGAGGATGATTATGTCCACAGAAAGGAACTTAGGGAACTTTTTAGCAG GAGACGTGTCTCTGGTCTTCTTGGAAGTGGTTTTCGAGAGAGCTTAAATCGTGTCCTACAATCCCATGCCCAAAGGCTAAGTCATGCATCTAATGATTGGGAACTGGGCAATCCATCATCTTCTTCTGTCTTAATTGAGCAAGAACCAGCACAACAAATCGGGgatcaaaattcaaataatgattTGCACATTGGAAATTGGACACATGGCTCAAATCAGAGCTTGGGAACC GACAATTGGGAGGTCGAAAATGAGTTGAGAAACGAAATGGCCAATTCGGATGTTGTAAATGAATTGAGAAATGACATAGCTATGCTTCAGCAGAGGATGAACAACATGCAAAGCATGCTAGAAGCTTGCATGGACATGCAAATAGAGATTCAATGTTTCATACGCCAAGATGTTTCCACTATATCAAATAGGTCTTTCGTTTCCACAG TTTTACCATCGAATGCAGACTCAACGGAGTACGACTTTTTTAAAGAGGAATCTTCATGGAATCTCATAAAGAAAGGAATTTGCTGCCTATGCCGTGTTACCAAAATCAGCTCATTGTTGTACGG GTGTGGGCACATTTGCCTTTGTTCGAGATGCGCAGAGAATTTGGTCCAGAAAATGGGAAAGTGTCCAATATGTCAAGCTCCCGTAGTTGAGGCCGTTCGAGCTTATTTCATCCAATAA